The stretch of DNA gattaaTAAGAATTTATATGTTCCTGGTCTGAAAGGTAAATTGTATTATATGAGTACATCACTTCTGCTTGTGTCTTTACCCGGGACATCTGGAAGGGAGAGGGCGACACGGGGGACACAGTCGAATCAGAGGGGCCGGATTGCAACATGTCAGTCTTAAACTTGGAATTGGCGATTTTCATACATTCTTCCAGTGTTTTCATGAAGGTTTCACAGGTGGCACTCAGTAATGAGGACGCCTCATTCCTCATCTGGGAAACAGAAAACAGAACGAGTATGTTTAAAAGATTAGATTTATCTGGTGATAACCATTTCATGACTTTTTATCTAATCTTTAATATATCCGATGGTTACTGCggttagacaaaaaaaaacaaacacccgAGATAGGTGTCTCACCTCAGTGCTAGCCACCGCGCTTTCCCCTTCCTGTTGCACAGACTCCCGAATCGTGTGCACCTGCTGCATCAGTAAGTCACAGTACAGACGCAGCTCAGACATCTTGGTTTTCAGTGACTCTGTGGTTTCTGTTAATTCTGCATAAAATCCATCAGGAGAGGAAACAAGCTTGTTAATGGATTTGAATGTTGCCTAGCAGCCAAGATTTTCACCAGCTCTAAGTATCTGAAAGCATTCCATCTCTTTTCTTAATTTCCCATCAGCGCTAAATCATATCAAatcaatgaataataataataataaaataaatacaaacttttATCAATAGCAATAACACATTTGATTATGTTATATAGTCcttagaatattaattatttagataatacatttattttcataactgtttttttaaataataataataataataataatgagaaatattataataatacacatttttgttttatgaatTCACTTTTAGTAatattataataacaatattataaataataataatataaaaatattagatACTAATATTCgttttattaatgcatttttaaatatataataataataatattactattataaatAGAAAAATTTGTATAATATTACAATTTAAGATAATAATGTTAAGCTTAGCtttaataacaattttttttaaataatgttatcaaataatgtaaataaaatatacatattaattaattacacCATCAGAATGTGTTAAGAAAAATCTGGAAATTGTATTTAATTcataaattcatatttaaatgaacTAATCTGTTAAGCATTAGGGTTAGAACCCGTCAAATTTACCAAATTTCCAAAACTTATGCGAATAGATACGCTGACAGCCAAAGGTTTGGAgatatgtacagattttgctgtttcggaaggaaattggtactttaattcaccaaagtggcattcaactgatcacaaagtagagtcaggacattactgatgtaaaaacaacaccatcactatttgatcaaatctagacagcagcatcactccaacaccttatcgtTGACTAATCATGCTAAAATGATCATTTGGTGGTAGAAATTCACCAATGATGAGTTACAGGGATACAAAATGTATAACGCAGCCAACCCCTTTCTTTTTTGGTTCTAGTATCAATGAGTCCAGCTTTCGAGCTCCCAAGAGCCACCAGCCACTTCTGCCTGTCTGCCACATTTACAGCCTTCACATAAAAATGCTGCTCCCCAGGTATGATCAGCTCCAGTCGCATGTTGTCAGTCGGATGAACTGGTGCAAAAATGAGGAAATCAAAAATTACAATAGAAAACCCAGTTTACTTTCCTCTAGGCATAGAAAGTACAGACACCCTTCAAAGACACAGGAAGTCCTCACCTTTAATTTCACATACTGACATCTTAATACTGCCTTTACTGCCTTTGCATACGTCATCTTGTGAATCGTAGTATGAAATGATGCCGTTGTCCAACACAAACCACCTCGGCTGCCATCCTAACGGAaaacagatttgtattattaGATCACAAACAGATTATGATCAAACCAAAGATGCAACTGGAGGGGCAAtcaagacgctgactaccacacctggagtggcAAGTTCAaaaccagggcatgctgagtgactccagtcaggcttcctaagcaaccaaattgacccggttgctagggagggtagagtcacatggggtaacctcctggtggtcactataatgtggttctcactctcggtggggcacgtgctgagttgtgcatggatgcagtggagaatagcatgaagcttccacacgcgctacgtctccacggtaacgcgcacaacaagccacgtgataagatgcgcggattgatgaggcaactgagattcatcactacgccaccacgaggatttagagcgcattgggaattccaaattggggagggggaaaaaaagctTCTTAAAAGCACACACTATATTAAGAAAGAACAAGTGCAAAAAGCAGCACAATCCAGAACAACAAAGTTGCATAAATGATCAGCTGTCTGTTATATAAAGGTGTCCTAAACTACAATGAGTACCAAACTGCAGCTCGTGCAAAAGTGTTTAAATGCCACCAGTGTTTACCAGTGCCACCATTACCTGTCATATAGTTTGTCCACTTGTAAAGCACTCCTTCCATTATTCTCCACACAGAAGCTCCTGGTGTGAACACTTTAAAGCAGATTCAGCAGAGCTTGCAGCAGGCAACTACAGAAATATTTAGTTTCACAGTCATTTCTGTCAATCAGGCTCGCCGCACATTCTGGGAAATTCTTTTCAATGGAGACAGAGGCAGATCAGAGATGAGATCACTCGAGAACTCTGTTTACAGGCTGAAGCGGAAGAGGCGTATTATTTAGCGTAGATGCTTTCCTTcttcttcattttttttaatggcagttgGCATCCAACCAAAGGTGCATTACCATCACCTGCTGGTTGGGAGTGTGGCTCGGGCTCAAATTACGCTATTCATAGTAAATCACTGGACAATATGGAGCCAAcaatatgccaaaacaatttgaattgtgtaaattttaattatagacttttgaatttgaattatagttgtgattttgccaaatgtaatattacgttgtattttaaataggtttgaattagattttttttttaaactccaatccagGACATTTCATAattaaccaaattgaattgtttttttttttttattttttttttatggcagttttataaatatgtattttcaaacagcacatttttggttctgaattcttacactgtaaatattcagtttgaaaaaatacagttttcaagatgaagaacaaattcagaacaccaaattcaatattctaaaattccgatctacagaaagtgggtcagaggtcaagcttccgtgttccacatggaagagtagagggtctcggaaaagtcgaacggagcattttggccaattacaggtcgaggtgattcaaaaggtcgccattttgaccatgaagtggttcttaaacttttatgatttatatttttatggttagcacgttagcacattctcagcacatgagacatttgtctaagcggtctctggtatttgttttagtataaattacatttagtatgaaagtgattagtatgGGTATGAGTAAGCGtcacatataactcaataattcattctgtgatcggaatccacatcagatcccagtcggatgttatttcaagcacttgttggtgtttgtaagtttgttttgagctcaagacatgaacatcacgaatgatcattcagatgtgtgtgatttagcacGCATGATTACATTATATGAATGCAAATTGTAGCTTATTGTAAGGGATTTAATGGATAATTTACACACCGATCTCCAACAAACGTTACGAACACAGTATGACTGTCATTCTCACTCGGAGagtgcacatccctattgatgtcattatgccatttatttttagtttgactgtcagaatCATTTTAAACGGAACATTTCACGTGTTCTTATCATACATCTTCAAAGCTGCAAtataagtttaaacaagcagcataaaaaggttcGATTCAGCAATCTAGAGAAGAGAAGACAGGAAAATAAGGCAGTGTCAAGTTTACTGATAAATGGAGAATGCAAGGATATTAGAAGCATTGAAAGGAAGTTTTCACATGTTATTGTAGTCTCTACACATCTGCATACTCCCACGCCGATTCTACCagtttgttttgtaaatgtaaagacTTCATACCTGAGATTGATGGTTTGTTTTAAGAAATTTGTGTGTCAGATTTAAGAATAGAAGAATTGGATGATGTGGGCTTGAGATTGTCACTGAACAAATCCTCTGGCTCTgacttttataaattattttggaAAGATATCAGACATCTGTTGTTCAAGGCAACACAAGAAAGCACAGAGAGAAAGGAATTAATGCCAAACATGAAGCAAGGCCTAGTGAAACTTATTCCCAAGCATGCAAGGATAAAAGTTTATAGATCATTTAAGACCTGTTACACTAACACTGACTATAAGTTACTGTCTGGAATTATTGCAGCTAGAATGAAAAAAGGCCTGTCCCAGATAATAAATGAAACACAATCTGGTTTCCTTGGTGGAAGATCTTTTCATAATAGCATCAGATTGGTACTAGACTTGATCGATTACAGTCAAACATTTTTAGAGAAGAGATTAATTGCATTTCTTGATTTCTACAAAGCCTTTGATTCAGTGGAACATCCTTTATATATCctatatatgactttacatgtaagaaatgtgtaaaaatggacatgcaaatgtgaattttctgtttacatgtaacacattagtacaaaaataaatttgcAGTACACATACAAATGTGCCtatcctttttctgtgtactacagtatggtatagtattgacagacagacagacagacaaacacacagacagatagatagacagacagacagatagatatacagacagacagacagacagatatagacagagagacatacagacagaca from Xyrauchen texanus isolate HMW12.3.18 chromosome 39, RBS_HiC_50CHRs, whole genome shotgun sequence encodes:
- the LOC127632862 gene encoding pleckstrin homology domain-containing family A member 3-like isoform X4 yields the protein MEGVLYKWTNYMTGWQPRWFVLDNGIISYYDSQDDVCKGSKGSIKMSVCEIKVHPTDNMRLELIIPGEQHFYVKAVNVADRQKWLVALGSSKAGLIDTRTKKERELTETTESLKTKMSELRLYCDLLMQQVHTIRESVQQEGESAVASTEMRNEASSLLSATCETFMKTLEECMKIANSKFKTDMLQSGPSDSTVSPVSPSPFQMSRMKRSISHPGTYNFERSPLKGVHGHARIQKLTVTEGPKRLNA
- the LOC127632862 gene encoding pleckstrin homology domain-containing family A member 3-like isoform X3 → MEGVLYKWTNYMTGWQPRWFVLDNGIISYYDSQDDVCKGSKGSIKMSVCEIKVHPTDNMRLELIIPGEQHFYVKAVNVADRQKWLVALGSSKAGLIDTRTKKERELTETTESLKTKMSELRLYCDLLMQQVHTIRESVQQEGESAVASTEMRNEASSLLSATCETFMKTLEECMKIANSKFKTDMLQSGPSDSTVSPVSPSPFQMSRMKRSISHPGTYNFERSPLKGVHGHARIQKLTVTEGPKRLNSSHQW
- the LOC127632862 gene encoding pleckstrin homology domain-containing family A member 3-like isoform X1, with amino-acid sequence MEGVLYKWTNYMTGWQPRWFVLDNGIISYYDSQDDVCKGSKGSIKMSVCEIKVHPTDNMRLELIIPGEQHFYVKAVNVADRQKWLVALGSSKAGLIDTRTKKERELTETTESLKTKMSELRLYCDLLMQQVHTIRESVQQEGESAVASTEMRNEASSLLSATCETFMKTLEECMKIANSKFKTDMLQSGPSDSTVSPVSPSPFQMSRMKRSISHPGTYNFERSNLPKECVALQKSTQRRTWTCSDTEAHSDRGTEEIERLMFHRAHINGDSTPSIPEEAGMSTKFLSETDTPESDLSL
- the LOC127632862 gene encoding pleckstrin homology domain-containing family A member 3-like isoform X2; protein product: MEGVLYKWTNYMTGWQPRWFVLDNGIISYYDSQDDVCKGSKGSIKMSVCEIKVHPTDNMRLELIIPGEQHFYVKAVNVADRQKWLVALGSSKAGLIDTRTKKERELTETTESLKTKMSELRLYCDLLMQQVHTIRESVQQEGESAVASTEMRNEASSLLSATCETFMKTLEECMKIANSKFKTDMLQSGPSDSTVSPVSPSPFQMSRMKRSISHPGTYNFERSNLPKECVALQKSTQRRTWTCSDTEAHSDRGTEEIEQLTSMVTPLRVSLRRLE